The Dunckerocampus dactyliophorus isolate RoL2022-P2 chromosome 1, RoL_Ddac_1.1, whole genome shotgun sequence genome has a segment encoding these proteins:
- the LOC129186262 gene encoding thymic stromal cotransporter homolog isoform X2 — protein sequence MHGDHSLWGIQLVAAGVQLGNSFFLTVLPMVVKERYIVASNSTQADDSWQISVSSFFMTYRVLSQLVPILPGFFLAWLGDIGWRKSLIAVPLLGLMLSRLVLLLMLLRDWPLEVLWVEVLITALCGGSTVFWSGIMTLLSLSSTGRNRSKLLMRAELISGISGVVGCMTGGHLYDLSSPTVRPGVITFLVCLLLHAFCMLYIIFFLQLMEPLHWNVTQVGYGNASGFLVMLSSFLSTVILSRWFSDRTLITIGLISNAAGMLLMAFVTTTYMFFLARALTLFSKMPVVLISSQLSQQVHSSSYGKVLTSLQISLKVSSAGCNLLYGKIYQQTLSWFPGFVLTLSSIASIVTIVPVRIFDSRLSAMCSYTADEEADQDDILPLTNSEDKPFCKECASYSPFNERPE from the exons ATGCATGGTGACCACTCACTATGGGGAATTCAGCTGGTGGCAGCTGGTGTTCAGCTGGGGAACTCTTTCTTCTTGACTGTTCTGCCAATGGTGGTGAAGGAGCGATACATCGTCGCTTCCAACTCCACGCAGGCGGATGACAGCTGGCAGATCTCTGTGTCCAGCTTCTTCATGACTTACAGGGTCCTGAGTCAACTGGTTCCCATCCTTCCGGGCTTTTTTCTGGCCTGGCTCGGCGACATTGGCTGGAGGAAAAGCCTCATCGCAGTCCCGCTGCTGGGTCTCATGCTGTCAAGGCTTGTGCTGCTGCTCATGTTGTTACGGGACTGGCCACTCGAGGTCTTGTGGGTGGAGGTGCTCATCACTGCATTGTGTGGGGGTTCCACTGTGTTCTGGAGTGGCATCATGACACTGTTGTCTCTGAGCTCCACAGGACGGAATCGGTCCAAACTTTTGATGAGAGCAGAGCTTATCAGTGGAATATCCGGTGTTGTTGGCTGTATGACAGGTGGACACTTGTATGATTTATCCAGCCCGACCGTGAGGCCAGGTGTCATTACCTTTCTGGTGTGTTTGCTGCTTCATGCCTTCTGCATGCTCTACATTATCTTCTTCCTGCAG CTGATGGAGCCTCTCCACTGGAATGTGACCCAG GTTGGCTATGGGAATGCCTCTGGCTTCCTCGTTATGCTCTCAAGCTTCCTGAGTACTGTGATCTTATCAAGGTGGTTCAGCGATCGCACTCTCATCACCATCGGCCTGATCTCCAATGCGGCTGGCATGCTTCTCATGGCCTTCGTCACCACTACATACATGTTCTTCTTAG CCCGCGCTCTGACACTCTTCTCTAAGATGCCTGTTGTCCTGATCTCTTCTCAACTGTCCCAGCAGGTGCACAGTTCTTCATATG GTAAAGTCCTCACCTCACTGCAGATTTCTTTGAAAGTATCCAGTGCAGGTTGCAACCTGCTCTACGGCAAGATTTACCAGCAGACTCTCAGTTGGTTTCCTGGTTTTGTGCTAACGCTATCCAGCATTGCGTCCATCGTGACGATCGTACCAGTAAG GATATTTGACAGTAGACTGTCTGCTATGTGTAGCTACActgcagatgaagaggctgaTCAAGATGACATATTACCCCTGACAAACAGTGAAGACAAACCCTTTTGCAAGGAGTGCGCATCTTATTCACCCTTCAACGAAAGACCTGAGTGA
- the LOC129186262 gene encoding thymic stromal cotransporter homolog isoform X1: MHGDHSLWGIQLVAAGVQLGNSFFLTVLPMVVKERYIVASNSTQADDSWQISVSSFFMTYRVLSQLVPILPGFFLAWLGDIGWRKSLIAVPLLGLMLSRLVLLLMLLRDWPLEVLWVEVLITALCGGSTVFWSGIMTLLSLSSTGRNRSKLLMRAELISGISGVVGCMTGGHLYDLSSPTVRPGVITFLVCLLLHAFCMLYIIFFLQVGPLCDTESLNKLSNASPFAQPNKVVNIVMLWVAGILYNAVDSSTTNILVLFQLMEPLHWNVTQVGYGNASGFLVMLSSFLSTVILSRWFSDRTLITIGLISNAAGMLLMAFVTTTYMFFLARALTLFSKMPVVLISSQLSQQVHSSSYGKVLTSLQISLKVSSAGCNLLYGKIYQQTLSWFPGFVLTLSSIASIVTIVPVRIFDSRLSAMCSYTADEEADQDDILPLTNSEDKPFCKECASYSPFNERPE; the protein is encoded by the exons ATGCATGGTGACCACTCACTATGGGGAATTCAGCTGGTGGCAGCTGGTGTTCAGCTGGGGAACTCTTTCTTCTTGACTGTTCTGCCAATGGTGGTGAAGGAGCGATACATCGTCGCTTCCAACTCCACGCAGGCGGATGACAGCTGGCAGATCTCTGTGTCCAGCTTCTTCATGACTTACAGGGTCCTGAGTCAACTGGTTCCCATCCTTCCGGGCTTTTTTCTGGCCTGGCTCGGCGACATTGGCTGGAGGAAAAGCCTCATCGCAGTCCCGCTGCTGGGTCTCATGCTGTCAAGGCTTGTGCTGCTGCTCATGTTGTTACGGGACTGGCCACTCGAGGTCTTGTGGGTGGAGGTGCTCATCACTGCATTGTGTGGGGGTTCCACTGTGTTCTGGAGTGGCATCATGACACTGTTGTCTCTGAGCTCCACAGGACGGAATCGGTCCAAACTTTTGATGAGAGCAGAGCTTATCAGTGGAATATCCGGTGTTGTTGGCTGTATGACAGGTGGACACTTGTATGATTTATCCAGCCCGACCGTGAGGCCAGGTGTCATTACCTTTCTGGTGTGTTTGCTGCTTCATGCCTTCTGCATGCTCTACATTATCTTCTTCCTGCAG GTAGGACCACTGTGTGACACAGAGAGCTTGAATAAACTCAGTAATGCCAGCCCATTTGCCCAGCCAAACAAAGTCGTGAACATAGTGATGCTGTGGGTGGCGGGAATCCTCTACAATGCTGTAGATTCCTCGACAACAAACATTCTGGTCTTGTTTCAGCTGATGGAGCCTCTCCACTGGAATGTGACCCAG GTTGGCTATGGGAATGCCTCTGGCTTCCTCGTTATGCTCTCAAGCTTCCTGAGTACTGTGATCTTATCAAGGTGGTTCAGCGATCGCACTCTCATCACCATCGGCCTGATCTCCAATGCGGCTGGCATGCTTCTCATGGCCTTCGTCACCACTACATACATGTTCTTCTTAG CCCGCGCTCTGACACTCTTCTCTAAGATGCCTGTTGTCCTGATCTCTTCTCAACTGTCCCAGCAGGTGCACAGTTCTTCATATG GTAAAGTCCTCACCTCACTGCAGATTTCTTTGAAAGTATCCAGTGCAGGTTGCAACCTGCTCTACGGCAAGATTTACCAGCAGACTCTCAGTTGGTTTCCTGGTTTTGTGCTAACGCTATCCAGCATTGCGTCCATCGTGACGATCGTACCAGTAAG GATATTTGACAGTAGACTGTCTGCTATGTGTAGCTACActgcagatgaagaggctgaTCAAGATGACATATTACCCCTGACAAACAGTGAAGACAAACCCTTTTGCAAGGAGTGCGCATCTTATTCACCCTTCAACGAAAGACCTGAGTGA
- the LOC129186262 gene encoding thymic stromal cotransporter homolog isoform X3 gives MHGDHSLWGIQLVAAGVQLGNSFFLTVLPMVVKERYIVASNSTQADDSWQISVSSFFMTYRVLSQLVPILPGFFLAWLGDIGWRKSLIAVPLLGLMLSRLVLLLMLLRDWPLEVLWVEVLITALCGGSTVFWSGIMTLLSLSSTGRNRSKLLMRAELISGISGVVGCMTGGHLYDLSSPTVRPGVITFLVCLLLHAFCMLYIIFFLQVGPLCDTESLNKLSNASPFAQPNKVVNIVMLWVAGILYNAVDSSTTNILVLFQLMEPLHWNVTQVGYGNASGFLVMLSSFLSTVILSRWFSDRTLITIGLISNAAGMLLMAFVTTTYMFFLARALTLFSKMPVVLISSQLSQQVHSSSYGYLTVDCLLCVATLQMKRLIKMTYYP, from the exons ATGCATGGTGACCACTCACTATGGGGAATTCAGCTGGTGGCAGCTGGTGTTCAGCTGGGGAACTCTTTCTTCTTGACTGTTCTGCCAATGGTGGTGAAGGAGCGATACATCGTCGCTTCCAACTCCACGCAGGCGGATGACAGCTGGCAGATCTCTGTGTCCAGCTTCTTCATGACTTACAGGGTCCTGAGTCAACTGGTTCCCATCCTTCCGGGCTTTTTTCTGGCCTGGCTCGGCGACATTGGCTGGAGGAAAAGCCTCATCGCAGTCCCGCTGCTGGGTCTCATGCTGTCAAGGCTTGTGCTGCTGCTCATGTTGTTACGGGACTGGCCACTCGAGGTCTTGTGGGTGGAGGTGCTCATCACTGCATTGTGTGGGGGTTCCACTGTGTTCTGGAGTGGCATCATGACACTGTTGTCTCTGAGCTCCACAGGACGGAATCGGTCCAAACTTTTGATGAGAGCAGAGCTTATCAGTGGAATATCCGGTGTTGTTGGCTGTATGACAGGTGGACACTTGTATGATTTATCCAGCCCGACCGTGAGGCCAGGTGTCATTACCTTTCTGGTGTGTTTGCTGCTTCATGCCTTCTGCATGCTCTACATTATCTTCTTCCTGCAG GTAGGACCACTGTGTGACACAGAGAGCTTGAATAAACTCAGTAATGCCAGCCCATTTGCCCAGCCAAACAAAGTCGTGAACATAGTGATGCTGTGGGTGGCGGGAATCCTCTACAATGCTGTAGATTCCTCGACAACAAACATTCTGGTCTTGTTTCAGCTGATGGAGCCTCTCCACTGGAATGTGACCCAG GTTGGCTATGGGAATGCCTCTGGCTTCCTCGTTATGCTCTCAAGCTTCCTGAGTACTGTGATCTTATCAAGGTGGTTCAGCGATCGCACTCTCATCACCATCGGCCTGATCTCCAATGCGGCTGGCATGCTTCTCATGGCCTTCGTCACCACTACATACATGTTCTTCTTAG CCCGCGCTCTGACACTCTTCTCTAAGATGCCTGTTGTCCTGATCTCTTCTCAACTGTCCCAGCAGGTGCACAGTTCTTCATATG GATATTTGACAGTAGACTGTCTGCTATGTGTAGCTACActgcagatgaagaggctgaTCAAGATGACATATTACCCCTGA